Proteins encoded by one window of Flagellimonas lutaonensis:
- a CDS encoding gamma-glutamylcyclotransferase family protein, giving the protein MKCTQHYFCYSDLQTNERQLQVLGRKITGKKDILKGFKLVEKQGFDAPFAVQSNNPVHKLEGTLYNISFVDLFHLDEYEEQFKTTRIKAELRSGLMAWVYIDSLN; this is encoded by the coding sequence ATGAAATGTACACAGCATTATTTCTGCTATAGTGACCTGCAAACAAACGAACGGCAACTGCAAGTCTTGGGGAGGAAGATTACTGGAAAAAAAGACATTCTCAAAGGATTTAAATTAGTCGAAAAACAGGGATTCGATGCCCCTTTTGCCGTCCAATCAAACAATCCTGTCCACAAGTTGGAGGGAACCCTCTACAACATTTCGTTTGTTGACCTTTTTCATTTAGACGAATATGAGGAACAATTCAAAACCACCCGAATCAAGGCCGAACTGAGATCAGGGTTAATGGCTTGGGTATATATCGACAGTCTCAATTAG
- a CDS encoding ArsR/SmtB family transcription factor has protein sequence MGVTKKHIFSERHNELAQAAKVLAHPARIAILEHISKQEGCICTDLVDEIGLAQPTISQHLNEIKKVGLLKGTFEGKTLCYCINEERWEELQQLFLSFFKNINQNCC, from the coding sequence ATGGGCGTCACAAAGAAACATATCTTTTCTGAAAGGCATAATGAACTTGCACAAGCTGCCAAGGTGTTGGCACACCCGGCCCGCATTGCCATATTGGAACACATCAGCAAGCAAGAAGGTTGCATCTGCACCGATCTGGTCGATGAAATAGGACTGGCGCAGCCAACCATTTCACAACATTTGAACGAAATCAAGAAAGTAGGGCTGCTCAAGGGCACTTTCGAAGGTAAGACCCTCTGTTATTGCATAAATGAGGAACGATGGGAAGAGCTTCAGCAATTGTTTCTCTCCTTCTTTAAAAATATAAACCAAAACTGTTGTTGA
- a CDS encoding DUF1801 domain-containing protein produces MTIDAKTVEEYISKVPEDRKEAISRLRQTVKENLPKGFEECISYKMIGYVVPHSIYAPGYHCDPKLPLPFLNIASQKNFVALYHAGIYADKKLHDWFVAEYPEHAKTKLDMGKSCIRFKKMDDIPYGLIAKLCQKITVEDWVALYEKNVKR; encoded by the coding sequence ATGACCATAGATGCCAAAACAGTTGAAGAATACATTTCAAAAGTGCCCGAAGACCGCAAAGAAGCCATTTCAAGGCTTCGACAAACAGTTAAAGAAAATCTGCCCAAGGGCTTCGAAGAATGCATCAGCTATAAAATGATCGGGTACGTGGTACCCCACTCCATTTATGCCCCAGGGTATCACTGTGATCCCAAACTGCCGCTCCCGTTCTTGAACATTGCCTCGCAAAAGAATTTTGTGGCCCTTTACCACGCGGGCATCTATGCAGATAAGAAGTTGCACGACTGGTTCGTGGCCGAGTATCCAGAACATGCCAAAACGAAATTGGATATGGGCAAGAGCTGTATCCGTTTTAAAAAGATGGATGATATTCCCTACGGTCTCATTGCCAAGCTCTGCCAAAAAATAACGGTCGAAGATTGGGTGGCGCTTTATGAGAAAAATGTGAAACGATGA
- a CDS encoding DUF6428 family protein produces MKTSEFLELLENNKDKEVRFEYLPGKLVGANYHITEIKNVSIDSVDCGARTDSWKETIVQLWESPDEKGKKNFMSAFKALGILKKVHRIKPMQLDTTLKFEYGNAQFHTAQLFVDGFAMEENALTIRLSPTKTDCKAKDACGVEPVKEVVQEACCSPGSGCC; encoded by the coding sequence ATGAAGACATCCGAATTTTTAGAATTGCTTGAAAACAATAAGGACAAAGAAGTGCGGTTCGAATACCTGCCCGGAAAATTGGTGGGGGCCAATTACCACATTACCGAAATAAAGAACGTATCGATAGATTCGGTTGACTGCGGTGCCAGAACCGACTCATGGAAAGAGACAATTGTACAACTCTGGGAAAGCCCTGATGAGAAGGGTAAAAAAAACTTTATGTCGGCCTTCAAGGCATTGGGCATCTTGAAAAAAGTACACCGTATCAAGCCCATGCAACTCGATACAACGCTTAAATTTGAATACGGCAATGCGCAATTTCATACCGCACAGCTGTTCGTCGATGGTTTTGCTATGGAAGAGAATGCCCTTACCATTCGGCTTTCGCCCACCAAAACCGATTGCAAGGCCAAAGATGCCTGTGGTGTCGAACCGGTAAAGGAGGTAGTACAAGAAGCCTGTTGTAGCCCGGGAAGTGGTTGCTGTTAA
- a CDS encoding DUF4286 family protein encodes MYIYNVTINIDDSVHDQWLDWMRDEHIPDMLSTGKFISAKMCRVMVEEEMGGTTYSVQYTALDRETLVRYYEEDAERLRNEGIKRFADKFVAFRTELELINEQQK; translated from the coding sequence ATGTATATCTACAACGTAACCATCAATATTGACGACAGCGTACACGACCAATGGCTCGATTGGATGCGTGACGAGCATATTCCTGATATGCTGTCGACCGGAAAATTCATTTCAGCAAAAATGTGCCGGGTCATGGTCGAAGAAGAAATGGGCGGCACCACCTATTCGGTGCAATACACGGCCCTAGACAGAGAAACCTTGGTGCGATACTACGAAGAAGATGCCGAACGTCTGCGCAACGAGGGCATTAAAAGGTTTGCTGATAAATTTGTGGCCTTTAGAACAGAACTCGAGCTTATAAACGAACAACAAAAATGA
- a CDS encoding GNAT family N-acetyltransferase produces the protein MAGTVQIRPMIESDWPSVAQIYAEGIATGFATFESEVPDYDSWNAGHIKPCRLAAEKDGVILGWAALSPVSSRCVYGGVAEVSVYVGENTRAMGVGRLLMEKLIEESENAGYWTLQSGIFPENESSIKLHEKMGFRYIGKRERIGKTVNGTWKDNLLFERRSTIVGID, from the coding sequence ATGGCAGGTACAGTTCAAATAAGGCCCATGATTGAAAGTGACTGGCCATCGGTTGCCCAAATCTATGCCGAGGGCATTGCCACGGGCTTCGCCACTTTTGAAAGTGAAGTACCCGATTATGATAGCTGGAATGCCGGCCATATCAAACCCTGTCGGTTAGCGGCAGAAAAAGATGGCGTTATTTTGGGCTGGGCCGCCCTGTCGCCTGTTTCAAGTCGCTGTGTATATGGCGGCGTGGCAGAGGTAAGTGTCTATGTTGGCGAAAACACCAGAGCAATGGGCGTGGGCAGGTTGCTCATGGAAAAACTCATCGAGGAAAGTGAAAATGCAGGCTACTGGACACTGCAATCGGGTATTTTTCCTGAAAACGAGTCCAGCATCAAATTACATGAAAAAATGGGCTTTCGTTATATTGGAAAACGAGAGCGGATCGGAAAAACTGTCAACGGCACCTGGAAAGATAATTTGCTTTTTGAAAGGCGTAGCACCATAGTTGGCATTGACTAA
- the mgtE gene encoding magnesium transporter, with the protein MTPFKLTDELLEQIKQLIADNDTQELRSMMQEFHYADVAEIANELSVEEATYLIKLLDSETTSDVLTEMDEDVREAVLNNLSAKEIAEELEELDTDDAADIVGELPKEIVQEVISEIEDREHAKDIVDLLRYDENSAGGLMAKELVKVNENWTVLNCVGEMRKQAENVTRVHSIYVVDDEGKLKGRLSLKDLLTASTKTHIRDIYIPKVDSVNVNEKPEEVAKIMQKYDLEAIPVVDEIGRLVGRITIDDIVDVIKEEADKDYQMAAGISQDVEADDSIWELTRARLPWLILGLLGGLGAAAIMGGFEEMISQHAILFFFTPLIAAMAGNVGVQSSAIIVQGLANDDLKGSIGNRLVKEMLLALLNGLILAVLLLLFTWVWKGTFNTAVAISLSLVVVIVVAGLVGTFIPLFLHKRNIDPAIATGPFITTSNDIFGILIYFWIAKLILGI; encoded by the coding sequence ATGACCCCATTTAAACTCACAGACGAGCTTTTAGAGCAGATCAAGCAACTGATTGCAGACAACGACACCCAAGAACTGCGGTCAATGATGCAAGAGTTCCACTATGCCGACGTGGCAGAGATTGCCAACGAGTTGAGTGTAGAAGAGGCCACCTATCTTATCAAACTACTGGATAGTGAAACGACCTCTGATGTCTTGACCGAAATGGATGAGGATGTTCGTGAGGCCGTCTTGAACAATCTGTCTGCCAAAGAGATTGCCGAAGAGCTCGAAGAGCTCGACACCGATGATGCCGCCGATATCGTGGGCGAGCTGCCCAAAGAAATCGTGCAAGAGGTCATCTCTGAAATTGAAGACCGCGAACACGCTAAAGACATTGTCGACCTTCTTCGTTATGACGAGAATTCTGCCGGTGGCTTGATGGCCAAAGAATTGGTGAAGGTCAATGAGAACTGGACAGTGCTCAATTGCGTAGGCGAAATGCGCAAACAGGCCGAAAATGTTACTAGGGTACACTCCATATATGTGGTCGATGACGAAGGAAAGCTCAAAGGGCGACTTTCTCTAAAAGACCTTTTGACCGCATCTACAAAGACACACATTCGTGATATCTATATCCCAAAAGTAGATTCTGTCAACGTTAACGAGAAGCCCGAAGAAGTGGCCAAAATCATGCAGAAGTATGACTTGGAAGCCATTCCGGTTGTAGATGAAATAGGCCGTCTTGTAGGGCGAATCACCATTGACGACATCGTCGATGTCATCAAAGAGGAAGCCGATAAAGACTATCAGATGGCAGCCGGTATATCTCAAGATGTCGAAGCTGATGACAGCATCTGGGAATTGACCCGTGCACGCCTGCCCTGGTTGATACTCGGGCTATTGGGCGGCTTGGGTGCCGCGGCCATCATGGGCGGCTTCGAAGAGATGATCAGCCAACATGCCATATTGTTTTTCTTTACCCCTTTGATAGCTGCCATGGCGGGCAATGTGGGCGTACAATCGAGCGCAATCATCGTACAGGGCCTGGCCAATGACGATTTAAAGGGAAGCATCGGGAACCGCTTGGTAAAAGAAATGCTCTTGGCCCTTTTGAACGGACTCATATTGGCGGTGTTGTTGTTGCTTTTCACCTGGGTATGGAAAGGCACTTTCAACACAGCAGTGGCCATTTCACTTTCGCTGGTGGTCGTAATCGTGGTGGCAGGATTGGTAGGTACCTTTATACCGCTTTTCTTGCATAAAAGAAATATAGATCCGGCCATTGCAACCGGCCCCTTCATTACCACAAGCAATGATATCTTTGGCATCCTTATCTATTTCTGGATCGCCAAATTGATTTTGGGCATATAA
- a CDS encoding cupin domain-containing protein encodes MKPINLKKKHAEFEAQWHPHQIAVVDDMQVLLAKLKGAFVWHAHAHEDELFQVIKGTLYMQFRDRTEVVREGEIIVVPKGVEHNPMTKNDEEVHVLLFEKLTTAHTGNVEHEKTKKVYPKI; translated from the coding sequence ATGAAACCCATCAACTTAAAAAAGAAACATGCCGAGTTTGAAGCGCAGTGGCATCCCCACCAAATAGCGGTTGTTGATGACATGCAGGTATTGTTGGCCAAGTTAAAAGGTGCGTTTGTCTGGCATGCACATGCACATGAAGATGAGCTTTTTCAGGTCATTAAAGGCACGTTGTACATGCAGTTCCGTGACCGTACCGAGGTGGTTAGGGAAGGTGAGATTATTGTGGTGCCCAAGGGCGTTGAGCACAACCCGATGACCAAAAATGATGAAGAGGTGCATGTCTTGCTTTTTGAAAAACTGACCACGGCGCATACCGGAAACGTAGAACACGAAAAAACCAAAAAGGTCTATCCGAAAATATGA
- a CDS encoding TM2 domain-containing protein produces MSDEKKDLGDKAEEAFDKAKEAAKETAEEAKEAAGDFKEEAKKTADEFSEGLKSAGGENKKILAGILAIVVGWLGVHKFILGYNKEGIILLSISIIGIILSCVVIGAFLLWIPGLIGLIEGIIYLTKSDEEFYNTYQVGKKPWF; encoded by the coding sequence ATGTCAGACGAAAAAAAAGATTTGGGCGATAAGGCTGAAGAAGCCTTTGACAAAGCAAAAGAAGCAGCCAAAGAAACCGCTGAAGAGGCCAAAGAAGCTGCAGGCGATTTTAAAGAGGAAGCCAAAAAAACGGCCGATGAGTTCAGTGAAGGACTCAAAAGTGCCGGGGGGGAAAACAAAAAAATCTTGGCCGGAATATTGGCCATCGTTGTGGGTTGGCTCGGCGTGCATAAGTTTATATTGGGATATAATAAAGAAGGAATTATTCTATTGTCCATTTCAATAATAGGAATCATTCTTTCATGTGTGGTAATTGGTGCTTTTCTATTATGGATTCCGGGCCTTATCGGACTAATAGAAGGAATCATCTACCTGACCAAATCAGATGAAGAGTTCTACAACACCTATCAGGTGGGAAAAAAGCCCTGGTTCTAA
- a CDS encoding VOC family protein, which produces MKKRVTGLGGFFFKTKDPDKIKDWYKTHLGLNTDQYGCSFWWKDEKGNDCMTQWGPFKEDTTYFQPSEKQFMMNFRVENLEELLEELKKEGVTIIGEVEEYDYGKFGWIMDPEGNKIELWEPIDKAFL; this is translated from the coding sequence ATGAAAAAAAGAGTGACCGGCCTTGGTGGATTTTTCTTCAAGACCAAAGACCCCGACAAAATCAAAGATTGGTACAAGACCCATCTGGGGCTCAACACCGACCAATATGGGTGCAGCTTTTGGTGGAAAGATGAAAAAGGCAACGACTGCATGACGCAGTGGGGCCCTTTTAAGGAAGATACCACCTACTTTCAGCCCAGCGAAAAGCAGTTTATGATGAACTTTAGGGTTGAAAACCTCGAAGAACTTCTCGAAGAACTCAAAAAAGAAGGCGTAACCATTATAGGCGAAGTCGAAGAATATGATTACGGAAAATTTGGCTGGATCATGGATCCCGAAGGCAACAAAATTGAGCTTTGGGAGCCCATTGACAAAGCATTTTTGTAA
- a CDS encoding response regulator transcription factor: MKKTIFVFSALIIALLALFQLSKYTFIAGDTSIEFIIAIVAVVFLGLGFYINQKSSKSIPRKSQEINSRKMKELGISEREYEVLLEISNGLSNREIGEKLFVSESTIKTHVSNLLVKLDAKRRTQAVQKAKELHLIGG, encoded by the coding sequence GTGAAGAAAACCATCTTTGTCTTTTCGGCGCTCATCATAGCCCTGCTCGCACTCTTTCAGTTGAGCAAATACACTTTTATTGCGGGTGATACTTCCATTGAGTTCATTATCGCCATTGTGGCCGTTGTTTTTTTGGGGCTTGGTTTTTATATCAACCAAAAGAGCAGTAAATCCATCCCAAGAAAAAGCCAAGAGATAAATTCAAGAAAAATGAAGGAATTGGGTATCAGCGAACGCGAGTATGAGGTATTGCTCGAAATTTCAAACGGGCTTTCAAATCGGGAAATTGGCGAAAAGCTATTCGTCTCTGAAAGTACCATCAAGACCCATGTTTCAAATCTTTTGGTAAAATTGGATGCAAAACGCCGTACCCAAGCCGTGCAAAAGGCAAAGGAACTGCACCTCATTGGCGGCTAA
- the rsmA gene encoding 16S rRNA (adenine(1518)-N(6)/adenine(1519)-N(6))-dimethyltransferase RsmA, which produces MSKSPRKTFVKAKKHLGQHFLKDEAIAKRIADTLSFKGYHQVLEIGPGTGVLTKYLIEKDIGLVAMDLDVESIAYLKNDFQRQYAPVLRDGKGLTIVQGDFLNFDLSKLFGNEPFAITGNFPYNISTQIVFKTLEMRHQVPEFTGMFQKEVAQRICASEGNKTYGIISVLTQVFYETEYLFTVPPHVFKPPPKVESGVIRLVRKNGPQPDFDKQLFFKVVKMAFNQRRKTLRNSLKSLGLPDILKEDAIFDRRPEQLSVAEFLALVKKIGNDPI; this is translated from the coding sequence GTGAGCAAAAGCCCAAGAAAAACCTTTGTAAAGGCCAAGAAACACTTGGGCCAGCATTTTCTCAAAGATGAGGCAATCGCCAAAAGAATTGCCGATACCCTTTCGTTTAAGGGTTACCATCAGGTACTTGAAATCGGGCCCGGCACAGGGGTACTTACCAAATACCTTATTGAAAAGGATATCGGGTTGGTGGCCATGGATCTTGATGTGGAATCCATAGCATATCTAAAAAACGACTTTCAAAGGCAGTATGCCCCAGTACTAAGAGATGGCAAGGGCCTCACCATTGTACAGGGCGACTTTTTAAACTTCGACCTTTCAAAATTGTTCGGCAACGAGCCCTTTGCCATTACCGGCAACTTTCCGTACAACATTTCCACCCAAATAGTTTTCAAAACACTGGAGATGCGGCACCAGGTTCCTGAGTTTACCGGAATGTTCCAAAAAGAAGTGGCACAGCGCATCTGCGCCAGTGAAGGCAATAAGACCTACGGTATCATATCGGTTTTGACCCAGGTTTTCTATGAAACCGAATACCTGTTCACCGTGCCGCCGCACGTTTTTAAACCACCGCCGAAAGTCGAGTCGGGCGTAATTCGCTTGGTCCGCAAAAATGGGCCCCAGCCTGACTTTGACAAGCAACTTTTTTTTAAAGTGGTCAAAATGGCTTTTAACCAACGGAGAAAAACCCTTCGAAACAGCCTTAAAAGTCTGGGGCTCCCTGATATTCTCAAAGAAGATGCTATCTTTGACCGGCGCCCGGAACAGCTATCGGTAGCTGAATTTTTGGCACTGGTGAAGAAGATAGGCAATGACCCCATTTAA
- a CDS encoding DUF4199 domain-containing protein gives MKKTIIRYGVYGALTICLLSLLGWFAGDNLDYSTKEVIGYASMVVSLSFVYFGIKHFRDKQNGGKISFKKALTIGVLISVITALIFGILDIIYVEYLNPGFMDDYYNHSIEQMKSTLPTAEYEAKVAELEAQKEMFMNPLFTFIVMGMTVFVIGFIISLVSALLLQRK, from the coding sequence ATGAAAAAAACAATAATTCGGTACGGGGTCTATGGCGCCCTGACTATTTGCCTATTATCCCTATTGGGTTGGTTTGCCGGTGACAATCTTGATTACAGCACCAAAGAAGTCATCGGTTATGCCTCCATGGTGGTTTCGCTAAGCTTCGTGTATTTTGGAATCAAACACTTTCGCGATAAGCAGAACGGAGGAAAAATCAGTTTCAAAAAAGCTCTCACGATTGGGGTGCTCATCAGTGTGATCACAGCCCTCATCTTCGGAATTTTAGACATTATTTATGTGGAATATCTGAATCCCGGTTTTATGGATGACTACTACAACCATTCCATCGAACAAATGAAATCTACATTGCCCACTGCCGAATATGAAGCCAAGGTTGCCGAACTTGAGGCACAGAAAGAAATGTTCATGAATCCTCTCTTTACATTTATTGTCATGGGAATGACCGTTTTCGTGATCGGATTTATCATTTCGCTGGTTTCAGCCTTACTTTTGCAACGTAAATAA
- a CDS encoding GNAT family N-acyltransferase yields MGLVTAKEVAKVIKLDKYGFLGTFVGWLLMVVTKMTSINRFYDRHKDLDGPAFLDAILEHYEIQFEIPEEDFKRLPKSGPFITISNHPLGGVDGVLLLKLLLREHADYKIIANFLLHRIEPLRPFIMPVNPFENHKDAKSSVMGFKAALKHLKEGHPLGIFPAGEVSTYKDGKLVVDRPWEEAAIKLIRRAEVPVVPIYFHARNSRMFYRLSKINDVFRTAKLPSELTSQGRRSINVRIGQPISVAQQKEEETLEDFAELLRKKTYLLANAFEKERLIDKVPTTLKIPKPPKKVATPVRTEVLEGEIEKLREKDLRLLQSKNYEVFLAQENDMPFLLKEIGRQREITFRAVGEGTNNAIDLDRFDTYYHHLFLWDNEAKMVVGAYRMGLGSEIFPKYGIDGFYLQDLFRFEPELFPMMEKSIEMGRAYIIKEYQQKPMPLFLLWKGIVHTTLRHPEHKYLIGGVSISNQFSNFSKSLMIEFMKSHYWDPYVAQYVRPKNEFKVKLKDADKEFVFDETKADLNKFDKLIEEVEPGDLRLPVLIKKYIKQNAKVVAFNVDPLFNNSVDGLMYIKIADLPESTVKPVMEEFQAELERKVAEGHSVAKLDEEE; encoded by the coding sequence ATGGGGTTGGTCACGGCGAAAGAAGTTGCAAAGGTCATAAAACTAGACAAGTATGGCTTTTTGGGCACTTTCGTAGGTTGGTTATTGATGGTTGTCACCAAGATGACCTCTATCAACCGGTTCTATGACCGCCATAAAGATTTGGACGGCCCCGCCTTCTTGGATGCCATTCTTGAGCATTACGAAATCCAATTTGAGATACCGGAGGAAGATTTTAAGCGGCTTCCCAAAAGCGGGCCATTTATAACCATCTCTAACCACCCATTGGGCGGTGTTGATGGAGTATTGCTGTTAAAGCTATTGCTCAGAGAGCATGCCGACTATAAGATCATTGCGAACTTTTTGCTGCACCGTATTGAACCGCTGCGGCCCTTTATCATGCCCGTAAACCCTTTTGAGAACCACAAAGATGCCAAAAGCAGTGTCATGGGCTTCAAGGCGGCGTTGAAACATCTGAAAGAGGGCCATCCACTGGGCATCTTTCCTGCCGGCGAAGTTTCCACCTACAAAGATGGCAAACTGGTGGTCGACAGGCCATGGGAAGAAGCGGCCATTAAACTGATCCGGCGTGCAGAAGTGCCAGTAGTGCCCATTTATTTCCATGCCAGAAACAGTAGGATGTTCTATCGGTTGTCGAAGATCAACGACGTTTTCCGTACCGCCAAATTGCCCTCTGAGTTGACATCACAGGGCAGAAGGTCTATCAATGTACGTATTGGCCAACCCATTTCGGTGGCACAGCAGAAAGAGGAAGAAACCCTTGAAGATTTTGCTGAATTGTTGCGGAAAAAGACCTATCTGTTGGCCAATGCCTTTGAAAAGGAACGATTGATCGATAAAGTGCCCACAACCTTGAAAATTCCCAAACCGCCAAAAAAAGTTGCTACCCCGGTGCGTACCGAGGTACTGGAGGGGGAAATTGAAAAATTGCGTGAAAAAGACCTCAGGCTGCTGCAAAGCAAGAATTATGAAGTGTTCTTGGCCCAAGAAAACGACATGCCCTTTTTGCTCAAAGAGATTGGGCGGCAGCGTGAGATTACCTTTAGAGCGGTAGGTGAGGGTACGAACAATGCCATCGATTTGGATCGTTTCGATACCTACTACCATCACCTTTTTCTTTGGGACAATGAGGCAAAAATGGTGGTAGGGGCCTACCGAATGGGGCTGGGCTCTGAAATTTTTCCAAAGTATGGCATCGATGGGTTTTACCTACAAGACCTTTTTCGCTTTGAGCCCGAATTATTTCCCATGATGGAAAAGTCCATTGAAATGGGAAGGGCCTATATCATCAAAGAGTACCAACAAAAACCCATGCCACTCTTCTTGCTTTGGAAAGGCATTGTACATACCACATTGCGGCATCCCGAGCATAAATATCTTATAGGGGGGGTAAGTATCAGCAACCAGTTCTCAAATTTCTCAAAGTCGCTAATGATCGAGTTTATGAAGTCGCACTACTGGGATCCCTACGTGGCCCAATATGTGCGGCCCAAAAATGAGTTCAAGGTAAAGCTGAAAGATGCCGACAAAGAGTTTGTGTTCGATGAGACCAAGGCCGACCTGAACAAGTTCGACAAGTTGATCGAGGAAGTGGAGCCGGGCGACCTACGCTTGCCGGTATTGATCAAAAAGTACATCAAGCAGAATGCCAAGGTAGTGGCTTTTAATGTGGATCCCCTTTTCAACAATTCGGTCGACGGACTCATGTACATCAAAATTGCTGATTTGCCCGAAAGCACGGTCAAACCTGTTATGGAAGAATTTCAGGCAGAACTGGAACGTAAAGTGGCCGAGGGGCATTCCGTGGCAAAATTGGACGAAGAAGAATAG
- a CDS encoding 2-hydroxyacid dehydrogenase produces MKVLHLDTNHPLLIAQLAELGFENHEDYSSSKEEIEAKIHEYDGIVIRSRFTIDQQFLDKAHSLKFIGRVGAGMENIDVGYAKQKDIFLANAPEGNRNAVGEHTLGMLLSLMNNLTKAHREVRKGIWDREGNRGAELDGKTVGIIGYGNMGRAFAKKLQGFDVEVICYDIVGGVGDDNARQVGILEFRQKADVVSLHVPETELTTGMVNTEFIEAFHKPFWLLNTARGKCVVTEDLVKALKSGKVLGAALDVLEYEKKSFENWHAKKPKAFKYLRKAPNVLMTPHVAGWTVESKEKLAQTIVDKIKDRFC; encoded by the coding sequence ATGAAAGTCCTACATCTAGACACCAACCATCCATTGCTTATCGCGCAATTAGCCGAACTGGGTTTTGAGAACCATGAAGATTATTCCTCCTCCAAAGAAGAAATCGAAGCGAAAATACATGAATACGATGGCATTGTCATCAGAAGCCGATTTACCATTGACCAACAGTTTCTTGATAAGGCCCATAGCCTAAAGTTCATAGGCCGCGTCGGTGCTGGTATGGAAAATATTGATGTGGGCTATGCAAAACAGAAAGATATTTTCTTGGCCAATGCACCCGAGGGAAACCGCAACGCCGTGGGCGAACATACCTTGGGCATGCTGCTGTCTTTGATGAACAACCTGACAAAGGCCCATCGCGAGGTACGAAAAGGTATTTGGGACCGTGAGGGCAACCGAGGGGCAGAACTTGATGGAAAGACCGTTGGTATCATTGGCTACGGCAATATGGGCAGGGCCTTTGCAAAAAAACTTCAGGGCTTTGATGTTGAGGTCATCTGCTATGATATCGTTGGGGGTGTTGGCGATGACAATGCCCGTCAGGTAGGCATTTTAGAGTTTCGACAAAAGGCTGACGTGGTAAGCCTGCACGTACCAGAGACCGAACTGACCACGGGCATGGTCAACACCGAATTTATTGAGGCCTTTCACAAACCCTTTTGGTTGTTGAACACCGCCCGTGGCAAATGTGTCGTCACCGAAGACTTGGTAAAAGCGTTGAAATCGGGCAAAGTGCTCGGTGCCGCACTCGATGTTCTTGAGTACGAAAAGAAATCATTTGAAAATTGGCATGCCAAGAAACCAAAGGCTTTCAAATATCTGCGAAAGGCCCCCAATGTGCTCATGACGCCCCATGTAGCGGGCTGGACCGTTGAGAGCAAAGAAAAACTGGCACAGACCATTGTTGACAAAATCAAGGACAGATTTTGTTAA
- a CDS encoding arsenate reductase ArsC has product MKNILVLCTGNSCRSQMAHGYLDYYQKDLAHVYSAGIETHGLNPGAVAIMKEDGIDISHHTSNHVDEYQGIDWDYIITVCDHAKENCPFIPAKNAQRLHQNFTDPSKVSGTDQEIHEAFLKTRNEIKEFCETFVKEELVNG; this is encoded by the coding sequence ATGAAAAACATATTGGTACTCTGTACAGGTAATTCGTGCCGAAGCCAAATGGCGCATGGTTATCTTGACTATTATCAAAAAGACTTGGCCCATGTATACAGTGCCGGTATAGAGACCCATGGACTAAACCCCGGGGCAGTGGCCATCATGAAAGAAGATGGCATTGATATTTCGCACCACACCTCAAACCATGTCGATGAATACCAGGGCATTGATTGGGACTATATAATTACCGTTTGCGACCATGCCAAAGAAAATTGTCCGTTTATACCGGCAAAGAACGCCCAGCGGCTCCATCAAAATTTTACAGACCCCTCAAAAGTATCCGGTACCGACCAAGAAATACACGAGGCCTTTCTAAAGACACGCAATGAGATCAAAGAATTTTGCGAGACGTTTGTAAAGGAAGAACTGGTAAACGGCTGA